One Candidatus Buchananbacteria bacterium genomic window, TGTCAACTTACTATGTTGTCCCCACGGCTTGACATAATTTCCCCAAAGACTTAAGATAAAAAACCAATTACGGCCGTGTCTATAGCTCAATTGGATAGAGCACTGGCCTCCGGAGCCAGGGGTTGTGGGTTCGAATCCCGCTAGACACACCATTTTGCACCCTGTTTCGGTGTCCCTGTAGCTCAACTGGATAGAGCGTTTGGCTACGGACCAAAAGGTTGGGGGTTCGAATCCTCTCAGGGACGCCATTATTTCATAGATCTTTAGCTATCATCTTTGGGATCGAAAACTTTCTTCGATCCCTTTTTCATTTTATAAAAAACCGGCAAGAATCAAGTCGTACATATGTACGAGCGAAAAATTCATGCCGGCGGGGCCGCAGAATATACCATGAAGTCGAGGGGTGTTTGCTTGTAGCTAGCCCAAATATTCGACAACACAGTAATAATCATAACTTGAACGGTTTCTCCCAAATGGGAGCGGACCGCATTGCTGACCTAAAGAACAAAGACAAAGAACAAATAAAAAAGTCCCGAAGAAATTTCCGGGGCCCTAGCCTATATTAAAGCACGCTCATAGAGTTAAGCGGAATGTCATCTTTGATGAAAGCGTTGTGTTTGGATAGAGTCTGAGCAATCATTGCCGTCTTGTCTTGATTCGCGGTTCGCGAATCGTGACCGTACATTAATTAGCTCCAACTATTGTAACACACAAGCGCGATGACGCAATAGCACATATCCACAAATTACTGATACATCCGCTCAATTAAATTGTGATATTTTGAAACAATCACCTGACGCCGCAATTTTAGCGTTGGCGTCAACTCGTCTTTATCCTGAGAAAATTCAGCCGGCAGAAGTTGAAACTTACGAATTTTCTCCCAATCGGCAAACTGCTCGTTGATATTTTCAAGCCGATCGGCAAAAATTTTAATCAGCTTTTCTTCTTTCACCAAACTGTCAGGCTCCTTACTTGCCAGGCCGATCGCTTCAAGGTTACGGTTGACTTCTTGCCAATCAGGAACAATCAAAGCTGTTAAATAGCTGCGGCCGTTGCCATAGACAAACGACTGGGCAATGAACCGATCAGCGTCAAGCATTAGTTCAATTTGTTCCGGCCAAGCAATTTTACCATTTGACATTGAAATCATTTCTTTCTTGCGACCGATGATCACCAAAAATCCTTCACTGCTCATAAAGCCTAAGTCTCCTGTATGAAACCAGCCGTTTTCATCAATCACTTCTCTGGTTAATGCTTCATTATTATAATAACCCTTCATCAATCCGGCACCGCGAACCAAAATTTCTTTGTCCGGCGCAATCATCACCTCAACGCCGGGCAGCTGAGTTCCCACCGTGCCAAACTTCACATTATCAGGCCGATTGACGGTAATCACCGGCGAGGTTTCGGTCAGACCGTACCCTTCCAAAATTTTTATGCCAAGCCGGGCAAAAAATCTAGCTAGTTTATGGTTGAGCGTGGCGCCGCCGGAAATCACTAGGCGTAATCGTCCGCCAAATCTCGCTCTAATTTTGCGAAATACCAATAAATCAGCAATTCGATATTTCACCGTCCCTGGCTCTTGTTTTAACGCCCAAATAAACATGTTGTAAGTTAGTCCCCCGCTATGTTTAACTTTATCCCAAAGACCGCTATGAATTTTTTCAAACACCCGCGGCACCGAAACTATGATCGTGGGTTTTACTTCTTTAAAATTTGTAGTCAATGTTTTAATGCTTTCAGCATACGCAATGCAGGAACCGTGACAAACCAACGGCGCGTAATATCCGGCTGTTCGTTCCAAAACATGAGACAGCGGTAAAAATGAAAGTAAGACATCATGATGATCAATCGGCACGGCAGTCGTAGCCGCTACGGCATTACTCATCAAATTTTCATGGGAAAGCATCACGCCCTTGGGCAACGCCGTAGTTCCCGAAGTATAAATAATGCTTGCTACGTCATCGGGGTGAATGGCAATATTTAATTTCTGAGTTGATTGTTCTCCCAAGCTCATCACCTCATCAAGGCTCAAAAGTTTTTTGGAAAAATCTTTTGGTCTGTCATCAAGCGTAAAAAAAATAACCGTTGAAAGTTTCGGCAGGTCATTGATTACCAACTGCAGCTTATTGAACTGCTGTTGATTGCTGACAAAAATCACTTCGGTTTGTGAATCACTCAAAATATGTTTGATGATATTTGCCGACATCGTCGTATGAATCGGCACTGTCACAGCGCCGATCATCAAGCTTGCCAGGTCTGCTCTCACCCACTCCGTTCTATTCTCCGACAAGATGGCGACTTTTTCATTTTTTGTAATACCTAATTCCAGCAATGCTTTAGCTAACGTTTCAACTCGGTGTAACAGCTCACCAAATGGAATAGAAATATAGGCTCCATGATATTTAAATTTCAAAGCGGGCCGACGACTAAATCGGGTTGCAGTTTCTCTAAACCTTTGGGGGATAGTTTGCATACGCTTTCACTATTATATAACAAATCCGCGACTTAGGCCTACCTATCGTCTCGAGGGCGATAGGCAAGAATAAATCGCGGATTAAATCATGGTTATTAAAAAATAGCTTAATTTAGAGCACCAGTAAAGAGGAGAAATTGTAGACAAGTTGTTTACAAAGCTAGTATTTGCCAGTATTATTACTTTATTATTTAGGAAAAGCATCTGCGCGGTCTAATATATAGAACAAATAAAAGACTTTTACTCCGTCATATGCTCCTGTAGCTCAACTGGATAGAGCAGGTCCGTCCTAAGGACAAGGTTGTAGGTTCAACTCCTACCAGGAGCATATGATGGGGCCTAAGCCTTAAACACAGATCAAATCTTTTTAGATCTCTACCAAAGACTTTAAAAGTATATGCTATATTACTATTAAGATAGCATCATGATCTTTAGACTCATAGTTGATTGCCGTCCCTCAATTTTAGAGACATTACCCGCCATGACCCATGGGCCTATGGTCCAGTGGTACGACGCCACATTCGCATTGTGGAGACGGGAGTTCGATTCTCCCTAGGTCCAAGGGCTATGGCAGGTTAAGAAGCTTTTTCTTCTATGAGTCTAGTGATTTTGATGCTATTTTTATTATTTTATATAAATTTTTTATATTGTGCGACACTATTTTTATTCTAATTTAAGCTAAAAATATTAAATTACAAAAATATACAAACGGAAAATGTTTGTATTTTTTGTTATTTTTTCTCAAAAATTAGCTAAAAATATTAAATAAAATAATAAATCTATTTTTTATCTAATTTTAAATAAATATAAGTGTCGTAAAATATTATCAATATTTTTTTATGCAACTAATCTTGACAAAATTTAAAACTAGCAGTATAGTAATCAAGCTTTACAGCATTTTGCACCTAAATTACCCATGTCTCGCCCCCAGTGGCGAATTTGGTTGCCGGTACCCCTACCTGTCCTGCCGGGGGTGCCTGGCAAAGCGTTTCTCAAACCAAGCGGTACTTGGTGCGAGAACGCTCCTTCCTTGGGGCCGACAAAAAACACTAGATTCCACACTGCAATGGCGCAAGAGGGTCACGGTGCTTGTCGGCCCTACTTTAATTTAAGCTAAAAATGGAACGATTTTGACTTTTTCATAAATTTCTTTTATACTCATTCATATTGAAAATTTGGGCCCGTAGCTTAGTTGGTAGAGCGCTTCCATGGCATGGAAGAGGTCAGGAGTTCGAGTCTCCTCGGGTCCACCAGACTGATAAATTACTAAATGTTTCACGTGGAACATTTTTTTGTTTGTTTAAAATTAAAATGTTTCACGTGGAACATTTTTTATAAAAAGAAAAAGAACCGCTCCACTCACGAAATCGGCTCATGACGCTTTTACAGCATCAGGCATTTTAATGCCATTGATTAATTTTTCAACCAGACGCAGGTTATTGATCGCCCTGGTGACCCGCTGCTTAGTTAGTTCCAGATCGGCAGGGGACATAAAGGCAAACATACGATCAAAAACCTCTTGGCCAAAGTCCGAAAATGCGACGGCATCATCAGCAGTTCGGGCAAGAAATGCGTCTAATACCCGACGATCATCGGAGGGTTTACGGTTACGATTCTTGTCCAATGGATCACGATCTTTTCCCAGCTTGGCACGAATTGCCCGCCGCGCATGAGTGATCTTCATTCCCTTAGTCTCTTGGGCCAAACCAAATTGCATATGCCTTGGCGCCGAAGAAATCTCATAGCCAACCGCTGGGCCTAAACGTTCATTTTCGGGAACACTCAGGCTCATCATTGCCAACACCGCCGGATCAAGCTTCAAGAGCGCTAGACGTTGGTAGATCCACGGCTCAGATCTGTTGTAGGTCTCGCAGATCTTTTCCATGGAACATCCAAGGTCTAACAAATCCTGAATGTTCTGCGCGTCATCTGGCGGAGAAAGGTCTTCCCGATTTCCGTTGGAAAGAGTTTGTTCAAGCCGTTTGCGAAGCTCGCTTCTTGGCTCAGGCTTTACTAAAACCAAAAACGGCAATTTCTTCAGCTTGCAGGCACGCCAGCGGCGCTCGCCGTTCTTCAAAATCCAGTCAGTGTTTGGCACACCAATCGCTTGATACACTTGCGCCGGCTCTTCCTGACCGTCGTCATAGATTGATTGCGCCAACTGGGCAATCGTTGCCGGGTCAAAGCTCTTGCGAGGTTGTTTGGGATCTTTTTGAACCCGCTGAGGATCCACATAAACGACTTGACCAACTTCTGCCGTTTTAGGGTTGGCCAAAACAACGCGCTCCATCCAGTGAGGCTCACTGGAAACAGAAACAACCGGCACAGGCTCTGTTTTTGAAACAGTTGCTGCTGCCAGAACAGGGGATTGGACAGCCTTAGGTGCCGGAACTGACGGCGCCACCGTCCCAGCGTTACCGTTGCTGGGTTCATCTGGCTGGCGAGCTTCATTACGCGCACGACGAGCTTCACGTAACTGAGCTTGTTTTCTTCGTTTCCCTTCCTTTTTTTCCAGCTTCTGCTGTCGTCTGCTAAGCATACACGTCCCTCCTTAGTTGACACTGCGTCAATCGATGAAATGAACACCCCCTCTCTATTCAGATACACAAAAACTAAAAGCAGTGTACATCGCTACCTTTTATTTTTCAAGCGAATAAAAAATCTTAATTGTTTCACAGGAAACATTTTGAATCTTTACATAATTTATAGTTTACTATAAAATTATACTAAACTATAAATTTATTACTATGACAATCAAAAATACCCCGTCTTTACGAGAAAAAAAACACGCCTGGACTAGAAAAAATATTCTTGACGCTTTTTTAGAAAAACTTAAAACTAAAAATATTCAAGACATTTCTATTCGTGAACTCTGCGAAACAGCTCAAATCTCACCAGGAACTTTTTTTAACTATTTTTCTCACAAACAAGAACTGTTGGCCTATTTCATCTGGCTTTGGAGGGTTAAAGCTACCCAACAAATTGAACAGGAAAAAACTCCGACCAAAGCTATAGAAATAATTTTTACCGCCGCTGCCGAAGACCTGTTTTGCTATCACCACAATATCAATGAAATTATCGCCTGCCTGGCACCGGGTGCTACGGCGACTGAGCCGCAAAAAATTTCTCATGCTAAAACCACACAAACTTTTTTTGACCAAAATAAAACTAATCACTCTGCGTCACAAAATCTTGATGCCACGCTTTTAACTTTAATTAAAAAAATAATCAAAAATAATAAATCTCGAAAAAATGTATCTGAAGAAACATTGCTGCTAATGGTGCAAACGATTTTTTTCGGCGTGCCACTTATGATCAAAAAAAATTCCGATAAAATAAAAAAGTCATACCAACAACTCCTTGCCAAAACTTGGCACTGCCTTGAACTGCAGTAATAATTTTTTAGCTATCCAACATTGACAAATATTTCAAAAAATTGTAGTTTAAAACGTTACTAAATGATCCTTAACTAACAACCTAGAGAAGGGGAGATGAAGCCATGAAACGTTTCACTCTTGTTCTGATCAATAGCGCCGAAGACCCTGAGGTAGCGAGGCGCAAAAGTACCAGACGCCGCCGGCGCCTGGAAAATGGCTGGCCGATTGATTCGTCCCAGTCATCGCCACAGACTCAGCGTTGGTGGCAACGTCAAGGTCGCTACGACCACGAAGTTGAAGTGGTATACGGTCCCGACGGACAATACCAAACTCAGTACTATACCGGCTGCAGCCGTGCTGCCGGGTAACAAAAGGAAAGTTCAATGGATGGAAAACTGACCCTGGGCAACGGTGCGGTTGTTGATAGCGTTCGCGCTATTGCGACCACCATTTCGCTCGCCAACCTTTTGAAAGAAGGTTCGGCGGCAATACTGCTTTCTTTTGGTCAATTCTGCCGGGAAAACATCTCGGCGCTTGATCCAAACTTAATTGATGTCGAACTTTTATGCAGACTCAAACTCTGCGATGAGCACGGCGAAATTGATGAGGACGTCAGGAATGTCACAATCTGTACGGTTCGGGGCTATACGGTCGCAAACCTCAAGCTGGTTTCACCAACCGAAAAGATTACATGAGTAACCTGATCCTGATCGGCATGCCCGGCGTTGGCAAAACCACGGTTGGCAAACGCGTTGCCTGCGAGCTCGGCTGGCGGCTACTGGATGTTGATGCCGTCATTGAAGGCCGAACCGATAAACCGTTATCGCAGGTTGTCGCCGAACTGGGAACTGAAAAGTTCTGCGACCTTGAGGCGCTCACCGTTCAAAGCCTCTGGTGTGATCAACTGGTGATTGCTCCCGGCGGCAGCGTCGTTTACCGCGAAGCGGCAATGGTACACCTCAAACGCCTCGGATCGGTGATCTATCTAGAAGCCAACTTGGAAGAACTGGCCAGGCGCATTGCTGCCAAGCCCGACCGAGGCATTGTCTGGTTTGGACAACCGAACCTCAAAACGTTGTGGCAAGAACGCCACCCTCTCTATCAAAAATATGCCGACTTGGTCATCCACCAAGACGGCATGTCTTTAACCGACTGCAGTCAAGCAATCTGCGCGGCGCTATGACACGATCATATCAGTGTCTTAGCTCCTCGCCTCGACTGACTTCAGCCGGTTTTTATTTTGATTTTTTTACAGCGCTAGATAGCGAAGCCATCATGATGCAAACACTATGTATGCACTTAAGCTTTTGCTAACGACAATATGTAATAATTTCTATTTCGTGCGGATTAATCGCGCACAGCATTATCTCCGGAGCCAATTAACGCGCAGTCAATTTTATTAATTATAATCCCTTAGTCACCGTCTTTAGCTGAGCCGCGGACTTTTGAAGCTGTTTTTTCTCTTGAGCCGAAATTTCTGGGTTTACTTTTTTAATAACTCCTGCGGCACCGACAATCGCCGGCATACTAAGACAGATGTTACGAATACCGTATTCGCCTTCAAGCAAATGAGAAATTGGCAAAACAGTTTTTTGATCAAATAAAATAGCGCGAACGATTGAAGTGATGCCCGAAGCAATCGCATAGTAGGTGGCTTGCTTGCCGGCAATAATGGCATAGGCCGCATTTTTGGCGGCGTCAAAAATTTGTTTCTTTTCGCGGTCGGATAATTTATGAAACTTATCAAGGAAGGTGTTGCCAATCATCGCCGTTGACCAAAGCGGCAGCTCGCTGTCGCCGTGTTCGCCGACAATATAGGCATGAACGCTGCGCGGATTAACATCAAGCTTCTGACCAATCAAAAAACGAAAGCGCGCTGAATCAAGCACTGTACCCGAACCAATGATCTGATTTTTTTTAGCCGGAAACATTTTAATGATTTGATAGGTCAACACATCAACCGGATTGCTGACTACCACCACAATCGCTTTGGGATTTTGTTTGAAGATATGGGGTGCAATCTCGCCGATAATCGCTGAATTTTTTTTGACTAAGTCCAGCCTGGTTTCGCCTGGCTTTTGAGCGGCCCCGGCGGTTATCACTACTACCTTACTGTCTTTAATATCGCTATACGAACCAACCTTCACTTTCGTGAAACTGCCAAACGGCACTGAGTGTTGCAAATCCATAACCTGTGAGGCAACTAGCTTGCGGTTAACATCAACCATCGCGATTTCCTGAGTTGAATCGTCACCAATCAGCGAATAAGCGGCCGTGGACCCGACCATGCCGGCGCCGATAATCGTAACTTTGTTTTTAGTAGACATAATAAAAAGCTATGATTTAAACCACTTAAAGTATACCAAAAATCCTAAAAAATTATTAGCTTGCCAGACCAAGTCCTTGGAGTTATAATGGGTAATATCACTTAAGCCATCGGGCTATTTTTTAACTCTTTAAGCGAACTATTATGGCCGAACTTACTTTTACTGACGAAAACTTCTCTCAAGAAGTTCTTAATTCACCCGTACCGGTGTTGGTTGATTTTTGGGCACCTTGGTGCGGTCCGTGCAAGATGCAGGGTCCGATTATTGAAGAGCTAGCGCGCGAATACGAAGGTAAAAACATCAAAATTGGCAAATTGAATGTTGACGAAGCGCCAAACGCTGCCAGCCGATTTCAAGTAATGAGCATTCCAACCCTCATGATTTTTCGAAACGGCCAGCCGATTGGTCAAATGATCGGCGTTCAGGACAAAAACACTCTTGCCAGCAAGCTCCAAGAACTCACTCAATAATGTCAGAAACTATTTATCAATTAATCGTTATCGGCGGCGGTATTTCAGCTCATACCGCTGCTTTGTATACTGCTCGTGATGGCATTAAAACACTGGTACTGACCGGATTGGAGCCTGATCAGTTAAGCATGACAACACTAGTAGAAAATTTTCCCGGTTTTCCCGACGGCATCATGGGTCCGGACTTGATTAGCAACGCCAAAAAACAGGCGGAAAAGTTTGGCGCTGAATATAAAAGCGAAAAAGTGCAAAAACTTGTCCCTGACCAAGGTGAATTTGAAGTCGTAACCGATCGCGGCACTTACCGCGGAAAAACTGTTATCATTTCAACCGGTGCGTCGGCCAACTGGCTTGGCGTCAAAGGTGAAAAAGAGTACATCGGCAGGGGAGTATCGGCTTGTGCCACCTGCGACGCCGCTTTCTTTCGTGATAAAAACGTTGTTGTCGTCGGCGGTGGCGATACCGCTATGGAAGAGTCGCTTGTTTTGACGCGGTTTGCGAAACATGTCACCATCATTCATCGCCGGGATTCCTTTAAAGCCAGCAAGATTATGCAAGACCGGGTGTTTGCTAAATC contains:
- the trxA gene encoding thioredoxin, producing the protein MAELTFTDENFSQEVLNSPVPVLVDFWAPWCGPCKMQGPIIEELAREYEGKNIKIGKLNVDEAPNAASRFQVMSIPTLMIFRNGQPIGQMIGVQDKNTLASKLQELTQ
- a CDS encoding ParB/RepB/Spo0J family partition protein, which encodes MLSRRQQKLEKKEGKRRKQAQLREARRARNEARQPDEPSNGNAGTVAPSVPAPKAVQSPVLAAATVSKTEPVPVVSVSSEPHWMERVVLANPKTAEVGQVVYVDPQRVQKDPKQPRKSFDPATIAQLAQSIYDDGQEEPAQVYQAIGVPNTDWILKNGERRWRACKLKKLPFLVLVKPEPRSELRKRLEQTLSNGNREDLSPPDDAQNIQDLLDLGCSMEKICETYNRSEPWIYQRLALLKLDPAVLAMMSLSVPENERLGPAVGYEISSAPRHMQFGLAQETKGMKITHARRAIRAKLGKDRDPLDKNRNRKPSDDRRVLDAFLARTADDAVAFSDFGQEVFDRMFAFMSPADLELTKQRVTRAINNLRLVEKLINGIKMPDAVKAS
- a CDS encoding shikimate kinase, producing MSNLILIGMPGVGKTTVGKRVACELGWRLLDVDAVIEGRTDKPLSQVVAELGTEKFCDLEALTVQSLWCDQLVIAPGGSVVYREAAMVHLKRLGSVIYLEANLEELARRIAAKPDRGIVWFGQPNLKTLWQERHPLYQKYADLVIHQDGMSLTDCSQAICAAL
- a CDS encoding TetR/AcrR family transcriptional regulator produces the protein MTIKNTPSLREKKHAWTRKNILDAFLEKLKTKNIQDISIRELCETAQISPGTFFNYFSHKQELLAYFIWLWRVKATQQIEQEKTPTKAIEIIFTAAAEDLFCYHHNINEIIACLAPGATATEPQKISHAKTTQTFFDQNKTNHSASQNLDATLLTLIKKIIKNNKSRKNVSEETLLLMVQTIFFGVPLMIKKNSDKIKKSYQQLLAKTWHCLELQ
- a CDS encoding L-lactate dehydrogenase gives rise to the protein MSTKNKVTIIGAGMVGSTAAYSLIGDDSTQEIAMVDVNRKLVASQVMDLQHSVPFGSFTKVKVGSYSDIKDSKVVVITAGAAQKPGETRLDLVKKNSAIIGEIAPHIFKQNPKAIVVVVSNPVDVLTYQIIKMFPAKKNQIIGSGTVLDSARFRFLIGQKLDVNPRSVHAYIVGEHGDSELPLWSTAMIGNTFLDKFHKLSDREKKQIFDAAKNAAYAIIAGKQATYYAIASGITSIVRAILFDQKTVLPISHLLEGEYGIRNICLSMPAIVGAAGVIKKVNPEISAQEKKQLQKSAAQLKTVTKGL
- a CDS encoding long-chain fatty acid--CoA ligase; translated protein: MQTIPQRFRETATRFSRRPALKFKYHGAYISIPFGELLHRVETLAKALLELGITKNEKVAILSENRTEWVRADLASLMIGAVTVPIHTTMSANIIKHILSDSQTEVIFVSNQQQFNKLQLVINDLPKLSTVIFFTLDDRPKDFSKKLLSLDEVMSLGEQSTQKLNIAIHPDDVASIIYTSGTTALPKGVMLSHENLMSNAVAATTAVPIDHHDVLLSFLPLSHVLERTAGYYAPLVCHGSCIAYAESIKTLTTNFKEVKPTIIVSVPRVFEKIHSGLWDKVKHSGGLTYNMFIWALKQEPGTVKYRIADLLVFRKIRARFGGRLRLVISGGATLNHKLARFFARLGIKILEGYGLTETSPVITVNRPDNVKFGTVGTQLPGVEVMIAPDKEILVRGAGLMKGYYNNEALTREVIDENGWFHTGDLGFMSSEGFLVIIGRKKEMISMSNGKIAWPEQIELMLDADRFIAQSFVYGNGRSYLTALIVPDWQEVNRNLEAIGLASKEPDSLVKEEKLIKIFADRLENINEQFADWEKIRKFQLLPAEFSQDKDELTPTLKLRRQVIVSKYHNLIERMYQ
- the trxB gene encoding thioredoxin-disulfide reductase, which codes for MYQLIVIGGGISAHTAALYTARDGIKTLVLTGLEPDQLSMTTLVENFPGFPDGIMGPDLISNAKKQAEKFGAEYKSEKVQKLVPDQGEFEVVTDRGTYRGKTVIISTGASANWLGVKGEKEYIGRGVSACATCDAAFFRDKNVVVVGGGDTAMEESLVLTRFAKHVTIIHRRDSFKASKIMQDRVFAKSDQIAIVWNTEVVEVVGDGKFITGLVIKNNQTGNVSEIKTDGVFVAIGHKTNVEVFKDIITLDERGYIATDKLGQTNIPGVFAAGDVQDPHFKQAITAAGSGCAAALSVERYLEDLKEKTK